A window of Hyperolius riggenbachi isolate aHypRig1 chromosome 1, aHypRig1.pri, whole genome shotgun sequence contains these coding sequences:
- the LOC137536130 gene encoding uncharacterized protein: protein MSVSSFDELLMLVSPLIRRQRTNMRMPVSPAERLLLTLRFLASGESFASLHYQFRLGRSTIHGIVHDTCRRIWEVLQPLYMPEPTEDTWKEAARGFKAKANFPNCVGVVDGKHIRIQLPTGSGSKYFNYKKYFSIVLMAVVDAQYKFIAVDVGSYGSTADSHIFRSCSIGQKLYAGELNLPTPCPIADGGQPFPHVLVGDEAFALHTNLMKPFPKRDLDIRKRVFNYRLTRARRYVECAFGILSNKWRVFHSTLIMTPDNVDNVVKAACVLHNYVRMKEGINSDEVPDHPFTDTQSVSCRGSNEAGDVRGRFANYFVSREGSIPFQYSKI from the exons ATGTCTGTGTCGTCATTCGATGAACTCCTGATGTTGGTGTCGCCACTTATTCGGAGACAGCGCACCAACATGCGGATGCCGGTCAGTCCAGCCGAAAGACTGTTGCTGAC cctccggtttCTTGCTTCTGGAGAGTCTTTTGCCTCATTGCATTATCAGTTTAGGTTGGGAAGATCAACTATACATGGGATAGTGCATGACACTTGCCGTCGGATTTGGGAGGTACTCCAACCACTTTATATGCCAGAACCAACTGAGGATACCTGGAAAGAGGCAGCCCGAGGCTTCAAAGCCAAAGCAAATTTTCCAAATTGTGTCGGTGTCGTCGACGGAAAGCACATACGTATCCAGCTACCGACAGGATCCGGTTCTAAATATTTTAACTACAAGAAGTATTTCTCAATTGTGCTTATGGCTGTGGTTGATGCACAGTACAAGTTCATTGCAGTGGATGTGGGGTCCTATGGGAGTACTGCAGACTCTCACATATTCCGTTCCTGCAGTATTGGTCAGAAATTGTATGCAGGGGAATTAAATCTCCCCACCCCCTGTCCCATTGCTGATGGTGGACAGCCTTTCCCACATGTACTTGTAGGAGATGAGGCCTTTGCTCTGCATACAAACCTCATGAAGCCTTTCCCAAAGAGAGATTTGGATATTAGAAAACGTGTCTTCAATTATCGCCTCACTAGAGCACGAAGGTATGTTGAATGTGCCTTTGGGATTTTATCAAACAAATGGAGGGTGTTCCACTCTACACTAATCATGACACCTGATAATGTGGATAATGTAGTGAAGGCCGCATGCGTTCTCCATAATTATGTACGCATGAAAGAAGGCATTAACTCAGATGAGGTCCCAGATCATCCTTTCACAGACACTCAGAGTGTTTCTTGTAGAGGCAGCAATGAAGCCGGAGATGTACGTGGCAGATTTGCTAACTACTTTGTGTCTCGCGAAGGTTCCATACCATTTCAGTAcagcaagatttaa